Proteins encoded together in one Sulfitobacter pontiacus window:
- a CDS encoding histidine phosphatase family protein, giving the protein MIRLALLRHGHTGWNRAGRIQGRTDIPLDDDARAGLAALALPAPWDRADLVSSPLSRAAETARLVADRAPKTAPALMEMDWGKWEGLHGVDLKADPASGFRDIEDWGWGYTPPGGESPDSLRERLIPWANGLTRDTVAVCHIGVMRVLLAHATGWDFAGPAPFQIKRNRLYLLDISPTGWAAQPDPIRLEPRL; this is encoded by the coding sequence ATGATCCGGCTTGCCCTGCTTCGCCACGGGCATACAGGCTGGAACCGTGCGGGCCGCATTCAGGGGCGCACGGATATCCCGCTGGATGATGACGCCCGCGCCGGTCTGGCGGCGCTGGCATTGCCGGCACCTTGGGACCGTGCCGATCTTGTGTCGAGCCCCCTGTCTCGCGCCGCTGAAACCGCCCGACTGGTCGCAGACCGCGCGCCGAAAACCGCGCCCGCGCTGATGGAGATGGACTGGGGCAAGTGGGAAGGGCTGCACGGCGTGGACCTTAAGGCAGACCCCGCCAGCGGGTTCCGCGATATCGAGGATTGGGGCTGGGGCTACACCCCACCCGGCGGCGAAAGCCCCGACAGCCTGCGCGAACGGCTGATCCCTTGGGCCAACGGCTTGACGCGCGACACTGTCGCCGTCTGCCATATCGGCGTGATGCGTGTTTTGCTGGCCCATGCGACCGGCTGGGATTTCGCTGGCCCCGCCCCCTTTCAGATCAAGCGCAACCGCTTATATCTACTGGATATTTCACCCACGGGCTGGGCCGCCCAGCCTGATCCCATCCGACTGGAGCCGCGCTTATGA
- a CDS encoding glycosyltransferase family 4 protein, with product MARGLMTALQRGGATVTVASTLRSRDGAGDSAAQTLLFNAAEAEVPQATARGRTEGWQAWITYHNYYKAPDLIGPAVARALGIPYLLVESSRARKRLTGPWAGFAQAAEAASDAADVIFYLTHRDAETLRRDQTAGQRLVHLPPYLAQDALPLPSALDGPMLAVGMLRDGDKRASYQIIAETLSLLPADSWRLDIAGDGPARTEIETMLAPFGDAVRFLGELDATTMAAAYRHAALLFWPGVNEAFGLAYLEAQAAGLPVVAQDRPGVRDVLAPGPYPAPESGTAPLAAQITALLADTTLRQTRAQAARDFVAQHHLLPTATATLLAGLESCGVRP from the coding sequence ATGGCGCGTGGGTTGATGACTGCCCTGCAACGGGGGGGCGCGACCGTCACAGTCGCCAGCACCCTGCGCAGCCGCGACGGGGCGGGCGACAGCGCGGCGCAGACCCTGCTGTTCAATGCTGCCGAGGCCGAAGTGCCCCAAGCCACCGCCCGCGGTCGTACCGAAGGCTGGCAGGCGTGGATCACCTATCACAACTATTACAAGGCCCCCGACCTGATCGGCCCCGCCGTCGCCCGCGCCCTTGGCATCCCCTATCTGCTGGTCGAATCCAGCCGCGCGCGCAAACGGCTGACAGGTCCGTGGGCCGGTTTCGCCCAAGCTGCCGAAGCCGCAAGCGACGCGGCGGATGTGATCTTTTACCTCACGCACCGAGATGCCGAGACACTGCGCCGCGATCAGACCGCGGGGCAGCGGCTGGTGCATCTGCCGCCGTATCTCGCACAGGACGCTTTGCCTCTGCCGTCCGCGCTGGATGGCCCGATGCTGGCTGTCGGTATGCTGCGCGACGGCGACAAACGCGCCTCGTATCAGATCATCGCGGAGACGCTGTCGCTGCTGCCAGCAGACAGCTGGCGGTTGGATATCGCGGGTGACGGCCCCGCCCGCACCGAGATAGAGACGATGCTGGCCCCCTTTGGCGACGCGGTTCGGTTTCTTGGGGAGCTTGATGCGACCACCATGGCCGCCGCCTATCGTCATGCAGCGCTGCTGTTCTGGCCCGGGGTGAACGAAGCCTTTGGCCTCGCCTATCTGGAGGCGCAGGCCGCGGGCCTGCCCGTCGTGGCCCAAGACCGCCCCGGCGTGCGCGATGTGCTGGCCCCCGGCCCCTATCCCGCGCCGGAAAGCGGCACTGCCCCGCTTGCCGCACAGATCACAGCGCTGCTGGCGGATACCACCCTACGCCAAACACGCGCCCAAGCCGCCCGCGATTTTGTTGCGCAACATCATCTGCTTCCCACTGCCACCGCGACCTTGCTGGCGGGGTTGGAAAGCTGCGGGGTGCGCCCATGA
- a CDS encoding glycosyltransferase family 4 protein, translated as MTDTPAPLAIVVKGWPRLSETFIAQELVALEEAGLRFDIWSLRHPTDTKTHPLHDRLQARVRYLPEYLRDDPERVAAAQEAAKAMPGYDAAWEVFQQDLVRDDTPNRRRRFGQACVMAHELPAETRGIYAHFLHTPSSVARYAAILRGLPWSFSAHAKDIWTSPEWELREKLNPASHGAAFGATCTDFNAQHLRSLTSAPDRIDLVYHGLDLARFPEPPTRVQRAKSDPFQMMSVGRMVEKKGFDNLIDALALLPNEFDWHWTHIGGGDLSEPMKARAETHGINDRITWRGACDQPEVIAAMRAADLFVLPSRIAKDGDRDGLPNVLMEAASQKLPLLSTPVSAIPEFITSGTTGVLSDDAPAALAEAMQRFAEDPSLGPRLAEAAHDRLHAEFTMAPGIRQLHKRLTAMLAQGG; from the coding sequence ATGACCGACACCCCCGCCCCCCTCGCCATTGTAGTCAAAGGCTGGCCGCGCCTGTCCGAGACCTTCATCGCACAAGAACTTGTCGCCCTTGAAGAAGCCGGTCTGCGGTTCGACATCTGGTCGCTGCGCCACCCGACCGATACGAAAACCCACCCGTTGCACGACCGGCTGCAAGCCCGCGTGCGCTATTTGCCGGAATACCTGCGCGACGATCCCGAACGTGTGGCCGCAGCACAAGAGGCCGCGAAAGCCATGCCCGGTTACGACGCGGCATGGGAGGTTTTCCAACAAGACCTCGTGCGCGATGACACCCCCAACCGCCGCCGCCGCTTTGGGCAGGCCTGCGTCATGGCACATGAGCTTCCCGCCGAGACCCGCGGCATCTATGCGCATTTCCTGCACACCCCGTCCTCGGTCGCGCGCTATGCCGCGATCCTGCGGGGCCTGCCGTGGAGCTTTTCTGCCCACGCCAAGGACATCTGGACCTCGCCCGAATGGGAGTTGCGCGAAAAGCTGAACCCCGCCAGCCACGGAGCCGCCTTTGGTGCCACCTGCACGGACTTTAACGCGCAACATCTGCGCAGTCTAACCTCCGCCCCGGACCGGATCGATCTGGTCTATCACGGGCTGGATCTGGCGCGTTTCCCCGAACCGCCAACCCGGGTCCAACGCGCCAAAAGCGATCCGTTCCAGATGATGTCTGTCGGGCGCATGGTCGAGAAGAAGGGCTTTGACAACCTGATCGACGCGCTGGCGCTGCTGCCGAATGAGTTTGACTGGCACTGGACCCATATCGGCGGCGGGGACCTGTCGGAACCGATGAAAGCACGCGCTGAAACGCACGGGATCAACGACCGGATCACTTGGCGCGGGGCCTGCGACCAACCAGAGGTGATCGCCGCCATGCGCGCCGCCGATCTGTTCGTGCTGCCTTCGCGCATTGCCAAGGACGGTGACCGTGACGGGCTGCCCAATGTGCTGATGGAAGCGGCAAGCCAGAAGCTTCCGCTGCTCAGCACGCCCGTATCCGCCATCCCCGAGTTCATCACCAGCGGCACCACCGGCGTGTTAAGCGACGATGCCCCCGCCGCCCTTGCCGAGGCGATGCAGCGTTTTGCGGAGGATCCATCGCTTGGCCCTCGGCTGGCCGAGGCCGCCCACGACCGGCTGCATGCAGAATTCACCATGGCCCCCGGCATTCGCCAGCTCCACAAGCGGCTGACGGCGATGCTGGCACAGGGCGGCTGA
- a CDS encoding glycosyltransferase family protein: MRQTVSNNARNGKPARRVLFYSHDTFGLGHLRRSRALAAALMDGDEDASAIILTGSPVAGRFTFPKGVDHIRLPGVTKLADGSYVAQTLGLDIDEVTSLRAGLIRTAIEEYTPDLLIVDKEPTGFRGELLPSLDWLRENGTTKVVLGLRDVLDEPEVLAAEWERKGAVEATEKYYDEIWVYGMRDVYDPTKGLPLSQAAHDRMHWTGYLRREAPDETPPAEEPYVLITPGGGGDGAAMVSLVLDAYEQDPDLTPKAKLIYGPFLSGDVRDAFDARVAKLGGRVTALGFDSRIEQLYVGAEGVVCMGGYNTFCEVLSFDKRAVIVPRTVPRLEQWIRASRAEELGLVRMLEETRDGMTPQAMIAAIRNLPHQNKPSQAGADGLLDGLDVVVERGRALMGGGA, encoded by the coding sequence ATGCGCCAAACGGTCTCGAACAACGCCCGCAATGGCAAACCAGCGCGGCGGGTGCTTTTCTATAGCCACGACACCTTTGGATTGGGCCACTTACGGCGGTCGCGCGCACTGGCTGCCGCCTTGATGGACGGCGACGAAGATGCCTCCGCCATCATCCTGACCGGATCCCCCGTCGCGGGGCGTTTCACCTTTCCCAAAGGCGTCGACCACATCCGCCTACCCGGCGTGACGAAGCTGGCCGACGGCAGCTATGTGGCGCAAACGCTTGGCCTTGATATCGACGAGGTCACCTCCCTGCGGGCCGGTCTGATCCGCACCGCGATCGAGGAATACACCCCCGATCTGCTGATCGTGGATAAAGAGCCGACGGGCTTTCGCGGGGAACTGCTGCCCAGCCTTGACTGGCTGCGCGAGAATGGCACCACCAAAGTCGTGCTGGGCCTGCGCGACGTGCTGGACGAACCCGAGGTGCTGGCCGCCGAATGGGAACGCAAGGGCGCGGTTGAGGCGACCGAGAAATACTATGACGAGATTTGGGTCTACGGCATGCGAGATGTGTATGACCCGACCAAGGGGCTGCCCCTGTCGCAGGCGGCCCACGACCGGATGCATTGGACCGGCTACCTGCGCCGCGAGGCCCCGGACGAAACACCCCCCGCCGAAGAGCCCTATGTGCTGATTACCCCCGGCGGCGGCGGGGACGGTGCCGCGATGGTGTCGCTGGTGCTGGACGCCTACGAGCAAGACCCCGACCTGACGCCAAAAGCCAAGTTGATCTACGGCCCCTTCCTGTCCGGCGACGTCCGCGACGCCTTTGACGCGCGGGTGGCCAAGCTGGGCGGGCGGGTGACCGCGCTTGGCTTTGATAGCCGGATCGAACAGCTTTATGTCGGGGCTGAGGGCGTGGTTTGCATGGGCGGCTACAACACCTTCTGCGAGGTGCTTTCTTTTGACAAACGCGCCGTCATCGTGCCGCGCACCGTGCCCCGGTTGGAACAATGGATCCGTGCCAGCCGCGCCGAAGAGCTGGGGCTTGTCCGTATGCTGGAAGAAACCCGTGATGGCATGACGCCGCAGGCGATGATCGCCGCAATCCGCAACCTGCCGCATCAGAACAAACCCTCGCAAGCCGGTGCCGACGGGCTGCTCGACGGGCTTGACGTGGTGGTTGAACGGGGCCGCGCCCTGATGGGCGGTGGCGCATGA
- a CDS encoding mechanosensitive ion channel family protein — MRHFIFTLLLSLWVLPFANAATAQGVLSLLPTAQETDVNDAEGEAARLQEVIRQAAESGVSVVVVDSAGQLLNQPAAAQPAEGDQQEAALAKESSPLMHLQERGNQFRTALIERIVQLPDAINEVIYILRAASPDGTLWAFGETLLVALALFAVGAVVEVELFGKRMARGFVTAKVQAKPVGYTEKMPFLVFRFFMGIIGVLVSMVVAYILGTLLFGPLEDTAIQFTVTLINIGYFVCRVAAGLWRMILSPFLSQYRIPVFSDRDAKRLHRWLWMMASLDTVAILFGIWIAELGLNYDVYAFIASLMSAAIVVANILMIWVNRRPISNALRQGKPASECSAVGRFMSRAWAPLVVAYASFAWFELTYDLVLENPSSVPLIAGAYGILVSIIVVYGVINYAIERGFARARMMRRLNELRREKRADAALDEDAPEAADAAQTDDTMSLDEADRQAAMVPRQSLTSFEGLARRVAGILAFVTGAYAFFYIWDTEATLMVESHADKLLDVMVILFIGYVVYHAFRIWIDSKIEAETADQPEAELGDEGSGASSASRLATLLPLFRNFVLIVLIVTIALIVLMEFGINVGPLFAGAGIVGVAVGFGSQALVRDIFAGAFFLFDDAFRKGEYLDVGGVKGTVEKISVRSFQLRHHLGALHTIPFGELQVMTNYSRDWVIMKLPLRVTYDTDVERVRKLIKKLGIALLDDPVIGDNFIQPLKSQGVIEMQDSAMIIRVKFMTKPGDQWLVRKKVYEEIRALFEREGIRFAHREVTVRLADGKVKDLSDEERDAVTAAAQASLEEEAQTGPELGGDDR; from the coding sequence ATGCGGCATTTCATCTTCACCCTTCTTTTGTCGCTGTGGGTCTTGCCCTTTGCCAACGCCGCGACGGCGCAAGGGGTTCTGTCTCTTTTGCCAACAGCCCAGGAAACTGACGTCAACGATGCAGAAGGCGAGGCCGCACGCCTGCAAGAGGTCATCAGACAAGCCGCCGAAAGCGGGGTCAGTGTGGTGGTCGTCGATAGCGCGGGCCAATTGTTGAACCAGCCCGCAGCAGCCCAGCCGGCCGAGGGCGACCAGCAAGAGGCGGCGCTGGCCAAGGAAAGCTCACCGCTGATGCACCTGCAGGAACGGGGCAACCAGTTCCGCACTGCCTTGATCGAACGCATCGTGCAGTTGCCCGACGCGATCAACGAGGTGATCTATATTCTGCGCGCCGCCAGCCCGGACGGCACGCTATGGGCCTTTGGTGAGACGCTGCTGGTGGCGCTCGCGCTGTTTGCCGTCGGGGCCGTGGTCGAGGTAGAGCTGTTCGGCAAGCGAATGGCACGCGGCTTCGTCACCGCCAAAGTGCAGGCGAAGCCCGTCGGCTATACCGAAAAGATGCCGTTTCTGGTGTTTCGGTTTTTCATGGGGATCATCGGCGTTCTGGTGTCGATGGTGGTGGCCTATATTCTGGGCACGCTGCTGTTTGGACCGCTTGAAGACACGGCGATCCAGTTCACTGTCACGCTGATCAACATCGGCTATTTCGTCTGTCGCGTGGCCGCGGGCCTGTGGCGGATGATCCTGTCACCCTTCCTGTCGCAATACCGCATCCCTGTGTTCAGCGACCGCGACGCCAAACGGCTGCACCGCTGGCTGTGGATGATGGCAAGCCTTGATACCGTCGCGATCCTGTTCGGTATCTGGATCGCTGAACTGGGGCTGAACTATGATGTCTATGCTTTCATCGCCTCCCTGATGTCGGCGGCGATCGTCGTGGCGAATATTCTGATGATCTGGGTCAACCGCCGCCCCATTTCAAACGCGCTGCGGCAGGGCAAGCCCGCGTCGGAATGCAGCGCCGTGGGGCGTTTTATGTCGCGGGCCTGGGCACCGCTGGTGGTGGCCTACGCGAGTTTTGCCTGGTTCGAACTGACCTATGATCTTGTGCTCGAGAACCCAAGCTCCGTGCCTCTGATCGCGGGGGCCTATGGTATTCTGGTGTCGATCATAGTGGTCTACGGCGTAATCAACTATGCTATTGAACGCGGCTTTGCCCGCGCGCGCATGATGCGCCGCCTGAACGAGCTGCGCCGCGAGAAGCGCGCTGATGCCGCCCTGGACGAGGATGCGCCCGAGGCCGCCGACGCTGCGCAAACGGATGATACCATGTCGCTGGACGAGGCTGACCGACAGGCGGCAATGGTGCCACGCCAAAGTCTCACCAGCTTTGAAGGTCTGGCGCGGCGCGTGGCCGGTATCCTCGCCTTTGTTACGGGGGCCTATGCGTTCTTCTATATCTGGGACACAGAGGCAACGTTGATGGTCGAAAGCCACGCGGACAAGCTGCTGGACGTGATGGTGATCCTGTTTATCGGCTACGTCGTCTATCACGCCTTCCGCATCTGGATCGACAGCAAGATCGAGGCCGAAACCGCCGACCAGCCCGAGGCGGAACTGGGCGACGAAGGCAGCGGCGCGTCCTCTGCCAGCCGATTGGCAACGCTGCTGCCGCTGTTTCGCAACTTTGTCCTGATCGTTCTGATCGTGACCATCGCCCTCATCGTGTTGATGGAATTCGGGATCAATGTCGGCCCGCTGTTCGCCGGTGCGGGGATCGTCGGTGTTGCTGTCGGCTTTGGCAGCCAGGCACTGGTGCGCGATATCTTTGCCGGCGCGTTCTTTCTGTTCGACGATGCCTTCCGCAAGGGGGAATACCTTGATGTGGGCGGCGTGAAGGGCACGGTCGAGAAAATCTCGGTCCGGTCGTTCCAGCTGCGCCACCATTTGGGCGCGCTGCACACCATCCCCTTTGGCGAGCTGCAGGTGATGACCAACTACAGCCGCGACTGGGTGATCATGAAGCTGCCGTTGCGGGTGACCTATGACACCGATGTCGAACGCGTTCGCAAGTTGATCAAAAAGCTCGGCATCGCGCTGCTGGATGATCCGGTGATCGGCGATAACTTTATCCAGCCGCTGAAATCGCAGGGCGTGATTGAAATGCAGGATTCCGCTATGATCATCCGGGTCAAGTTCATGACCAAACCGGGGGATCAATGGCTGGTGCGCAAGAAGGTCTATGAGGAAATCCGAGCCTTGTTTGAGCGCGAAGGAATCCGTTTTGCCCATCGGGAGGTCACTGTGCGTCTGGCCGACGGTAAGGTCAAAGACCTGAGCGACGAGGAACGCGACGCGGTGACCGCAGCGGCGCAGGCATCGCTGGAAGAAGAGGCACAAACCGGCCCGGAACTGGGCGGCGACGACCGATAG
- a CDS encoding MBL fold metallo-hydrolase, protein MKQSRRQFLTTTAATAGVVTLLPYAAQAAAHGGNMFPMTGGEVKVHPIDHASFVMETPAGVIYCDPVGEVANYSDFATPDLILITHEHGDHYNAETLAGVVGENTQILTNPAVYDMLPEALKAKANALANGEQAMFNEVSIEAIPAYNTTEERKQFHPQGRDNGYIVNLSDFRVYISGDTEATPEMLALENIDLAFVCMNLPFTMDATSAAAAVSTFKPSFVYPYHYRGRDDGTQDPAAFAAMVGEGIEVKMGDWY, encoded by the coding sequence ATGAAACAGTCCAGACGCCAATTCCTGACGACCACCGCCGCCACTGCCGGGGTTGTGACGCTACTGCCTTATGCCGCGCAAGCCGCGGCTCACGGCGGAAATATGTTCCCCATGACCGGCGGCGAGGTCAAAGTGCACCCCATCGACCACGCGTCCTTTGTGATGGAGACGCCAGCCGGCGTGATCTACTGCGATCCCGTGGGCGAGGTCGCCAACTACAGCGATTTTGCCACCCCCGATCTGATCCTGATCACCCACGAGCACGGCGATCACTATAACGCCGAAACACTGGCCGGTGTGGTGGGCGAAAACACGCAGATCCTTACCAATCCTGCGGTCTATGACATGCTGCCCGAGGCACTGAAGGCCAAGGCGAATGCACTGGCCAATGGCGAGCAGGCGATGTTCAACGAGGTCTCGATCGAGGCGATCCCCGCCTATAACACCACCGAAGAACGCAAGCAGTTCCACCCGCAGGGGCGTGACAACGGCTATATCGTGAACCTCAGCGATTTCCGCGTGTATATCTCGGGCGATACCGAAGCGACGCCGGAGATGCTGGCGCTAGAGAATATCGATCTGGCGTTTGTCTGTATGAACCTGCCGTTTACCATGGACGCGACCTCGGCCGCGGCTGCGGTGTCGACGTTCAAACCCTCTTTCGTCTACCCCTACCATTACCGTGGGCGCGACGACGGCACGCAAGACCCCGCCGCCTTTGCCGCCATGGTCGGCGAGGGGATCGAAGTCAAAATGGGCGACTGGTACTAA
- a CDS encoding ABC transporter permease: MSIQPDNRFVDTTPWTDDADLSAPERAEMDASVARLMWRKFRRHKLALVSGLFLAFCYLILPVAGFIAPYTPNERNAEHIYAPPQSINLWHEGSFIGPFVYETTGTADLVNFRWEYDTDTSNPRKIEYFCKGETYHLFALIPSDTHLFCAPDGATVFLWGSDRLGRDVFSRILYGAQLSLTVGLIGITVSFVLGIFFGSLAGYFGGKTDWLVNRAIEILRSLPELPLWLALSAAVPSNWGPVSVFFIISIILGILDWPGLARAVRSKFLSLREEEYVKAAEMMGASPARVIRKHLLPNFMSHLIASATLSIPAMILGETALSFLGLGLRAPAVSWGVMLNDAQNLASIEIYWWTAIPMLPIIVVVLAFNFLGDGLRASLDPYKS; this comes from the coding sequence ATGAGCATCCAGCCGGACAACCGCTTTGTCGACACCACCCCCTGGACCGACGACGCCGATCTTTCCGCGCCTGAGCGGGCCGAGATGGACGCCTCTGTCGCGCGGCTCATGTGGCGCAAGTTCCGGCGGCACAAGCTGGCGCTGGTATCCGGGCTGTTTCTGGCCTTCTGCTATCTGATCCTGCCAGTGGCGGGGTTCATCGCGCCCTACACACCAAACGAGCGCAATGCCGAACACATCTACGCGCCCCCCCAAAGCATCAACCTTTGGCACGAGGGCAGTTTCATCGGCCCCTTTGTCTACGAGACGACGGGCACTGCGGATCTGGTGAATTTCCGCTGGGAATACGACACCGATACCAGCAACCCGCGCAAGATTGAGTATTTTTGTAAGGGTGAAACCTACCACCTCTTTGCGCTCATCCCCAGCGACACCCACCTGTTCTGCGCGCCTGACGGGGCGACGGTGTTTCTCTGGGGATCGGATCGGTTGGGGCGCGATGTGTTCAGCCGCATCCTCTATGGCGCGCAGCTGTCCTTGACGGTGGGGTTGATCGGCATCACGGTCAGCTTTGTGCTGGGGATCTTCTTTGGATCTTTGGCCGGTTACTTCGGCGGCAAGACCGACTGGCTGGTCAACCGCGCGATCGAGATTTTGCGGTCCTTGCCCGAACTCCCGCTCTGGCTCGCGCTTTCGGCGGCGGTGCCGTCGAACTGGGGGCCCGTGTCGGTGTTCTTTATCATCTCGATCATCCTCGGGATTCTGGACTGGCCCGGGCTGGCGCGGGCGGTACGGTCAAAATTCCTGAGCCTGCGTGAAGAGGAATACGTCAAAGCGGCCGAGATGATGGGCGCGTCGCCCGCACGGGTGATCCGCAAACACCTCTTGCCGAATTTCATGTCGCATCTGATCGCCAGCGCGACCCTGTCGATCCCGGCGATGATCCTTGGGGAAACCGCGCTGAGCTTCCTCGGGTTGGGCCTACGCGCACCCGCCGTCAGCTGGGGCGTCATGCTGAATGACGCGCAAAATCTGGCGAGCATCGAAATCTACTGGTGGACCGCCATTCCCATGCTGCCGATCATCGTCGTGGTGCTGGCGTTCAACTTTTTGGGCGATGGTCTGCGCGCAAGTCTTGATCCGTATAAATCCTGA
- a CDS encoding ABC transporter permease, with product MIFLRYAVWRFITMLLTLWVVSLLVFVIINLPPGDYLSNQIAELRATGQAEGVAKAEFLRHEYALDEPIWKQYLIWVGMVPGPQGFAGLIQGNFGWSFEFDRPVGEIVGDALWMTVLVNLAAVLFVYLIALPLGVLAAAKSETWVDYTAGFLGYLGLATPNFLLALILFYYGHKYFDLPIGGLMAPELEGQPMSWEKVRSVLLHLIVPTFVIGTAGAAAMMQRLRANMLDELDKPYVETAKAKGMGPARLLSKYPLRVAFNPFVADIGNLLPAMVSGSVLVSVVLGLQTIGPYLLVALKSQDQFLAAFILMFVALLTLIGTMISDMLLVLLDPRIRYGARSS from the coding sequence ATGATCTTCCTCCGATACGCCGTGTGGCGTTTCATCACCATGCTGCTGACCCTCTGGGTGGTCTCGCTTCTGGTCTTCGTCATCATCAACCTGCCCCCCGGCGACTATCTGTCGAACCAGATCGCCGAGTTGCGCGCCACGGGTCAGGCCGAAGGCGTCGCCAAGGCCGAGTTTCTGCGCCACGAATACGCGCTGGATGAACCGATCTGGAAGCAATACCTGATCTGGGTCGGCATGGTGCCGGGGCCGCAGGGGTTTGCCGGCTTGATCCAAGGCAATTTCGGCTGGTCGTTCGAGTTTGACCGCCCCGTGGGCGAAATCGTCGGCGATGCGCTATGGATGACGGTGCTGGTCAATCTCGCCGCCGTATTATTCGTTTATCTTATCGCCCTGCCGCTAGGGGTGCTTGCCGCCGCCAAATCCGAGACTTGGGTCGATTATACCGCCGGCTTTCTGGGCTATCTCGGGCTCGCGACACCGAACTTCCTGCTGGCCCTGATCCTGTTTTACTATGGCCATAAATACTTTGACCTGCCGATTGGCGGGCTTATGGCCCCCGAGCTTGAGGGCCAGCCCATGTCTTGGGAGAAAGTACGCTCGGTCCTGCTGCACCTGATCGTTCCGACCTTCGTGATCGGCACCGCCGGTGCCGCCGCGATGATGCAGCGGTTGCGGGCGAATATGCTCGACGAGCTTGATAAACCCTATGTGGAGACCGCCAAGGCCAAGGGTATGGGCCCCGCGCGGCTGCTGTCGAAATATCCGCTGCGCGTGGCCTTTAACCCCTTTGTCGCGGATATCGGGAACCTGCTGCCTGCGATGGTCTCGGGCTCTGTGCTGGTATCGGTGGTGCTGGGCCTGCAAACCATCGGGCCCTATCTGCTGGTGGCACTGAAGTCCCAAGACCAGTTCCTCGCGGCGTTCATCCTGATGTTCGTGGCCCTGCTGACGCTGATCGGCACGATGATCTCTGACATGCTGCTGGTCCTGCTTGATCCGCGCATCCGTTACGGGGCACGCAGCTCATGA